One genomic window of Bacillus mycoides includes the following:
- the thiC gene encoding phosphomethylpyrimidine synthase ThiC, translated as MKQSVSAEQIELKSSLPGSKKVYVDGPRAGMKVPMREIEQSDTNGVQNPPLRVYDTSGPYTDPEYKVELEKGLQAPRHSWTLGRGDVEEYEGREVKPEDDGVKVASKHTPVFPQMDRKPLRAKQGANVSQMHYARNGIITSEMEYVAIREGVEPEFVRKEIAEGRAILPANINHPEAEPMIIGRNFHVKVNANIGNSAVSSSIAEEVEKMTWATRWGADTIMDLSTGKNIHTTREWIIRNAPVPVGTVPIYQALEKVNGIAEDLTWEVYRDTLIEQAEQGVDYFTIHAGVLLRYIPITAKRMTGIVSRGGSIMAQWCLFHHKENFLYTHFEEICEIMKQYDVSFSLGDGLRPGSIADANDEAQFSELETLGELTEIAWKHDVQVMIEGPGHVPMHLIKENMEKELDICQGAPFYTLGPLTTDIAPGYDHITSAIGAAMIGWFGTAMLCYVTPKEHLGLPNKDDVREGVITYKIAAHAADLAKGHKTAHQRDDALSKARFEFRWRDQFNLSLDPERAMEYHDETLPAEGAKTAHFCSMCGPKFCSMRISHDIREYAKENDLETTEAIEKGMKEKAVEFKETGSHLYQ; from the coding sequence ATGAAACAGTCTGTTTCTGCTGAGCAAATTGAATTGAAATCGAGTTTACCAGGAAGTAAGAAAGTGTATGTGGATGGGCCACGCGCGGGTATGAAAGTGCCGATGCGCGAGATTGAACAAAGCGATACGAACGGTGTTCAAAATCCGCCACTCCGTGTGTATGATACGAGTGGACCTTATACAGATCCAGAGTATAAAGTGGAGCTGGAAAAAGGGTTGCAGGCGCCGCGCCACTCTTGGACCCTGGGGCGTGGTGATGTAGAAGAATACGAAGGGCGCGAAGTAAAACCAGAGGATGACGGTGTGAAAGTTGCTTCAAAACATACACCTGTTTTCCCGCAAATGGACCGTAAGCCGCTTAGAGCGAAGCAAGGTGCAAATGTTTCGCAAATGCATTATGCGCGTAATGGCATTATTACGTCTGAGATGGAATATGTTGCGATTCGTGAAGGGGTAGAGCCTGAATTTGTTCGTAAGGAGATTGCAGAAGGTCGTGCGATTTTGCCGGCGAACATTAATCATCCTGAAGCGGAACCGATGATAATTGGACGTAATTTTCACGTAAAGGTAAATGCAAATATCGGAAACTCTGCTGTATCGTCTTCTATTGCAGAAGAAGTAGAGAAGATGACGTGGGCGACTCGCTGGGGTGCAGATACGATTATGGATTTATCTACAGGTAAAAACATTCATACAACGCGTGAATGGATTATTCGTAATGCTCCGGTACCAGTTGGAACTGTGCCAATTTATCAAGCGCTTGAAAAAGTAAACGGAATTGCAGAGGATTTAACGTGGGAAGTATACCGTGATACGTTAATTGAGCAGGCGGAGCAAGGCGTGGATTACTTTACGATTCACGCTGGTGTATTACTTCGTTACATTCCAATTACTGCAAAGCGTATGACAGGTATTGTTTCGCGCGGTGGTTCGATTATGGCGCAGTGGTGTTTATTCCATCATAAAGAAAATTTCCTATATACTCATTTTGAAGAGATTTGTGAAATTATGAAGCAGTACGATGTTTCGTTCTCTCTTGGAGATGGATTACGTCCAGGTTCTATTGCAGATGCAAATGACGAAGCACAGTTTTCAGAACTTGAAACACTTGGTGAATTAACGGAAATTGCTTGGAAACATGATGTGCAAGTTATGATTGAAGGACCTGGGCATGTACCAATGCACTTAATTAAAGAGAATATGGAGAAAGAACTTGATATTTGTCAGGGTGCGCCGTTCTATACACTTGGACCGTTAACGACAGATATTGCGCCAGGTTATGACCATATAACATCAGCAATTGGAGCTGCAATGATCGGTTGGTTTGGAACGGCGATGCTTTGTTATGTAACTCCGAAAGAACATTTAGGCTTACCGAACAAAGATGATGTTCGCGAAGGGGTTATTACGTACAAAATCGCTGCGCATGCAGCCGATCTTGCGAAAGGGCATAAAACGGCTCATCAGCGTGATGATGCACTTTCGAAAGCACGATTTGAATTCCGTTGGCGCGATCAATTTAATTTATCTTTAGATCCTGAGCGCGCGATGGAGTATCATGATGAAACATTGCCAGCAGAAGGAGCGAAAACAGCTCATTTCTGTTCGATGTGTGGACCGAAATTTTGTAGTATGAGAATTTCACATGA
- the lldP gene encoding L-lactate permease, whose protein sequence is MNTWTQVYDPFGNIWISAAVALIPIIFFFLALAVFRMKGYVAGFITVVLTILVALFAYKMPFTMAMAATGYGFLYGLWPIAWIIIMSVFLYKISVKTGQFDVIRASVLSITNDHRLLVILIGFSFGAFLEGAAGFGAPVAITAALLAGLGLNPLYAAGLCLIANTAPVAFGAMGIPITVAGQVTGIDPHKIGQMAGHQLPFLSLFVPFFIVFLMDGFKGVRQTWPALFVAGSSFAITQFITATFLGPELPDITSALVSLVSLSLFLKVWQPKEIYQSKEANSEVAATTATSMPKLTVGKVVKAWSPFIILTVMVVIWSQSFFKALFAPGGALESLVFKFEVPGLHNLVMKAEPIVNKPTPYEAILKLDVLSATGTAILIACIISIFILKMSAKDAVATFKETLNELKMPILSIGFVLGFAFIANYSGLSSTLALALAGTGGLFPFFSPFLGWIGVFLTGSDTSANALFSNLQAITAQQVGVSEVLLVAANTTGGVTGKMISPQSIAIACAAVGLAGKESDLFRFTLKHSLFFVTIIGIMTYVQAYYLTWMIP, encoded by the coding sequence ATGAACACATGGACACAAGTTTACGATCCGTTCGGTAACATTTGGATTTCGGCAGCAGTCGCACTTATTCCAATCATCTTTTTTTTCTTAGCTTTAGCAGTTTTCCGCATGAAGGGGTATGTGGCAGGATTTATTACAGTTGTATTAACGATTTTGGTGGCGTTATTTGCGTATAAAATGCCATTCACAATGGCGATGGCAGCGACCGGATACGGTTTCTTATACGGATTATGGCCAATTGCGTGGATTATCATTATGTCAGTATTTTTATATAAAATTTCTGTGAAAACAGGTCAATTTGATGTCATTCGTGCATCTGTATTATCCATTACGAATGACCATCGTTTACTCGTTATTTTAATCGGATTTTCATTTGGAGCATTTTTGGAAGGGGCAGCAGGATTTGGTGCACCAGTAGCGATTACGGCAGCACTTCTTGCAGGTCTTGGGCTAAACCCTTTATATGCAGCAGGTCTTTGTTTAATCGCAAATACTGCACCAGTAGCATTCGGAGCGATGGGGATTCCGATTACAGTTGCTGGACAAGTAACAGGCATTGATCCGCATAAAATTGGACAAATGGCTGGGCATCAATTACCGTTCTTATCTTTATTTGTTCCGTTCTTTATCGTATTTTTAATGGATGGCTTTAAAGGAGTAAGACAAACGTGGCCTGCTTTATTTGTAGCGGGTAGTTCATTTGCAATTACACAGTTTATTACAGCAACGTTTTTAGGGCCAGAACTTCCTGATATTACGTCAGCGCTTGTAAGTTTAGTAAGTTTATCGCTATTCTTAAAAGTTTGGCAGCCGAAAGAAATTTATCAGTCTAAAGAAGCGAATAGTGAAGTAGCAGCAACGACGGCGACATCTATGCCGAAACTAACAGTAGGAAAAGTAGTAAAAGCATGGTCTCCGTTCATTATTTTAACTGTGATGGTAGTCATTTGGAGCCAAAGTTTCTTTAAAGCATTATTCGCTCCGGGCGGTGCTTTAGAAAGTCTCGTATTTAAATTTGAAGTTCCAGGCTTGCACAATTTAGTAATGAAAGCAGAGCCAATTGTAAATAAACCAACACCTTATGAAGCAATCTTGAAATTAGATGTTTTATCAGCGACTGGAACAGCAATTTTAATTGCTTGTATCATTTCTATCTTTATTTTGAAAATGAGTGCAAAAGATGCAGTAGCAACATTTAAAGAAACGTTAAACGAACTAAAAATGCCAATTCTATCTATTGGATTCGTATTAGGATTCGCATTTATCGCAAACTATTCTGGTTTATCTTCTACATTAGCGTTAGCACTTGCAGGAACTGGCGGACTATTCCCGTTCTTCTCACCATTCTTAGGCTGGATTGGGGTATTCTTAACAGGATCAGATACGTCAGCGAACGCACTGTTCTCGAATTTACAAGCAATTACAGCGCAGCAAGTCGGTGTATCTGAAGTGCTTCTCGTTGCAGCAAATACAACGGGCGGTGTAACAGGTAAAATGATTTCTCCGCAATCGATTGCGATTGCTTGTGCGGCAGTTGGACTTGCTGGGAAAGAGTCAGATTTGTTCCGCTTTACATTGAAGCATAGTTTATTCTTCGTTACTATTATTGGGATTATGACGTATGTGCAGGCTTATTATTTAACGTGGATGATTCCGTAA
- a CDS encoding DUF4870 domain-containing protein translates to MNGNKILAALSYFSVLFAPILFPIIVWIVGDSETKPHAKRALWTHIIPSIASFIGLVILGIMGIGSDQPDVTLGIGAIIVLCICGIISLYYFVWNIVKGIKVLKA, encoded by the coding sequence ATGAACGGAAACAAAATATTAGCAGCTTTATCATACTTTAGTGTATTATTTGCGCCTATCTTATTCCCTATTATCGTGTGGATTGTGGGCGATTCTGAAACGAAACCACATGCAAAACGTGCTCTATGGACACATATCATTCCAAGCATCGCTTCATTTATTGGGTTAGTTATTTTAGGAATTATGGGCATCGGATCTGATCAACCTGACGTAACACTTGGAATTGGAGCAATCATCGTCTTATGCATTTGCGGAATCATTAGCTTATACTACTTCGTTTGGAATATCGTAAAAGGGATTAAGGTACTGAAAGCTTAG
- a CDS encoding metal-binding protein: MPSGRTHTKINLISLPVVLFMLFSYGLTNFDFLLTFAIGFLVGTAFLTPDLDTYSNAYNKWGFLRIFWYPYRSVMPHRSFFTHTIIIGDIIRIAYMLIVFSPFLFLLNIIAFDGNLIEIAKEHEVEIVTFVMGIVVASTLHIIADKANTRRKKMMRKKKKRRR; the protein is encoded by the coding sequence ATGCCATCAGGAAGAACGCATACGAAAATAAACTTAATATCCCTTCCGGTTGTTTTGTTTATGCTCTTTTCGTATGGATTAACAAATTTTGATTTTTTATTAACTTTTGCAATTGGCTTTTTAGTAGGTACTGCATTTTTAACACCGGATTTAGATACGTACAGTAATGCGTATAATAAATGGGGATTCCTGCGCATTTTTTGGTATCCATATCGGAGCGTAATGCCCCATCGTTCCTTCTTCACACATACGATTATAATTGGTGATATTATTCGTATTGCATACATGTTAATCGTGTTTTCTCCGTTTTTATTCCTATTAAATATAATAGCGTTCGACGGAAATTTAATAGAAATTGCGAAGGAACACGAGGTTGAAATTGTAACGTTTGTAATGGGGATTGTTGTGGCGAGTACGCTCCACATTATAGCGGATAAGGCGAATACGCGCCGAAAGAAAATGATGAGAAAAAAGAAGAAACGCAGAAGATAA
- a CDS encoding YkvA family protein: MKQKFSVEAFWKKIKHVAKQAGQSVIYASLLLFYVLQRPDVPKRVKIIVIGALAYFIAPIDAIPDLVAGIGYTDDLGALMAALLQASIYVNEEVKDKARVKLAEWFGSDIDTSFIDQKLDQ; the protein is encoded by the coding sequence ATGAAACAAAAATTTTCAGTTGAAGCGTTTTGGAAGAAAATAAAACATGTTGCGAAGCAGGCAGGGCAGTCGGTAATCTATGCGAGTTTATTGTTGTTTTACGTTTTGCAAAGACCGGATGTTCCAAAACGAGTGAAAATTATTGTAATCGGAGCACTTGCTTATTTCATTGCACCGATTGATGCAATCCCAGATTTGGTTGCTGGAATTGGTTATACGGATGATTTAGGTGCGTTAATGGCTGCACTATTACAAGCATCGATATACGTAAATGAAGAAGTGAAAGATAAGGCACGAGTGAAGTTGGCAGAATGGTTTGGTTCGGATATAGACACATCATTTATCGATCAAAAATTAGATCAATAG
- a CDS encoding LTA synthase family protein, with translation MKETMKSQFQNVRFTLFVALAVWLKTYIITRTSFDLKLESFMQEFILFISPLAASLLFVGLALFAKGKKRNYIALGINFILTFILVGNVMFYGFYNDFVTLPVLGQTSNFGSLGSSVKELFNFKIILAFADIIVFFVLLKKKKKDFAPTERVARPMRSLYFVSTVAIFCVNLGLAEAERPELLTRSFDRVMLVKNLGLYVHQAYDLGLQAKSSSQKAFADSSKLQEAENYVKTTQSKPDPNMYGTAKGKNVIVVSLESLQTFLIGAQVNGQEVTPFLNQFAKESYYFDNFFHQTGQGKTSDAEFLVDTSMYPLDRGAVFFTHGNNEYTATPEILRQQGYHTSVFHANNATFWNRNIMYPALGYDRYYNELDYKITPETKLNWGLKDIEYFDQSIDMLKQVKQPFYTRFLTLTNHYPFTYDDSTKLIDEYNSGDGVFDRYMVTARYLDEAMKHFIERLKAEGIYDNSVIVFYGDHYGISENHNRAMAQFLGKEEITTFDHMNLQKTPMFIHVPGQKEGKTISKPTGEIDIKPTILNLLGVDSTNQIQFGHDVFSPDNKGFVVLRDGSFITDKYMYTNSTFYDRNTGEVLQLPKEEAQPLIDRAQNELNMSDKIIEGDLLRFSESNKIKTGEVKTAIKEEKKSAE, from the coding sequence ATGAAAGAAACCATGAAATCACAATTTCAAAATGTGCGTTTCACTTTATTCGTAGCTTTGGCCGTATGGCTAAAAACCTACATCATTACACGCACTAGCTTCGATTTAAAACTTGAATCTTTCATGCAAGAATTCATTTTATTCATTAGTCCATTAGCAGCATCATTACTGTTTGTGGGTCTTGCATTATTTGCAAAAGGGAAAAAACGTAACTATATAGCACTAGGAATTAACTTTATCTTAACGTTCATCCTTGTTGGTAACGTAATGTTCTACGGATTCTACAATGACTTCGTTACTTTACCAGTACTAGGACAAACATCTAATTTCGGAAGTTTAGGTTCTAGTGTGAAAGAATTATTTAACTTCAAAATCATCCTTGCATTTGCGGATATTATCGTATTCTTCGTTCTATTGAAGAAGAAAAAGAAAGATTTTGCACCGACAGAACGTGTAGCACGTCCGATGCGTTCCCTATACTTCGTGTCAACAGTTGCTATTTTCTGCGTAAACCTAGGACTTGCAGAAGCTGAGCGTCCAGAACTATTAACACGTTCATTCGACCGCGTTATGCTTGTTAAAAACTTAGGATTATATGTACACCAAGCATACGATCTTGGCTTACAAGCAAAATCAAGTTCACAAAAAGCGTTTGCTGATAGTAGTAAATTACAAGAAGCAGAAAACTACGTGAAAACAACACAAAGTAAACCAGATCCAAATATGTATGGTACTGCAAAAGGGAAAAACGTAATTGTTGTCTCTCTTGAATCATTACAAACATTCTTAATTGGTGCGCAAGTTAACGGACAAGAAGTTACACCATTCCTAAACCAATTTGCGAAAGAAAGTTATTACTTCGATAACTTCTTCCATCAAACTGGGCAAGGAAAAACATCTGATGCTGAATTCTTAGTAGATACTTCAATGTATCCACTAGACCGTGGTGCTGTATTCTTCACACACGGTAATAACGAATATACAGCAACTCCAGAAATTTTACGTCAGCAAGGATATCACACATCAGTATTCCACGCGAACAACGCAACGTTCTGGAACCGTAACATTATGTATCCGGCACTTGGTTATGATCGTTACTACAACGAGCTTGACTACAAGATTACGCCAGAAACAAAATTAAATTGGGGATTAAAAGATATCGAATACTTCGATCAGTCTATCGATATGTTAAAACAAGTGAAGCAACCGTTCTATACTCGCTTCCTTACTTTAACAAACCATTACCCATTCACTTATGATGACAGTACGAAATTAATCGACGAGTACAACTCTGGTGATGGAGTATTTGACCGCTATATGGTAACAGCTCGTTATTTAGACGAAGCAATGAAACACTTTATTGAGCGTCTAAAAGCAGAAGGTATTTACGACAACTCTGTTATCGTATTCTACGGTGACCATTATGGTATTTCTGAAAACCATAACCGTGCAATGGCACAGTTCTTAGGAAAAGAAGAAATTACTACATTTGACCATATGAACTTACAAAAAACACCGATGTTTATTCACGTTCCAGGTCAAAAAGAAGGTAAAACAATTTCAAAACCAACTGGTGAAATTGACATTAAACCAACAATTCTAAACTTACTTGGTGTAGATTCTACGAATCAAATTCAATTCGGTCATGACGTATTCTCACCAGACAATAAAGGATTCGTTGTTCTTCGTGATGGTAGCTTCATTACAGATAAGTACATGTACACAAACAGTACATTCTACGACCGTAACACAGGTGAAGTTCTGCAATTACCGAAAGAAGAGGCTCAACCACTTATTGACCGTGCACAAAATGAGCTAAATATGTCAGACAAAATCATTGAAGGCGACTTACTTCGCTTCTCTGAGAGCAATAAGATCAAAACTGGCGAAGTAAAAACGGCTATTAAAGAAGAAAAGAAGAGCGCTGAGTAA
- a CDS encoding D-amino-acid transaminase: protein MGRKLAYERFVLWNDAVIDTTKHRAYIELEERGLQFGDGVYEVIRLYNGNFHLLDPHLTRLYRSMEEIELSLPFSKAELITLLYKLIENNNFHEDGTIYLQVSRGVQARAHAFSYDTTPTIYAYISKKERPALWIEYGVRAISEPDTRWLRCDIKSLNLLPNVLAYTKAERKGCKEALLVRNGIVTEGSHSNFFLIKNGTLYTHPANHLILNGIIRQYVLSLANTLQLPVQEELFSVRDVYQADECFFTGTTIEILPMTHLDGTAIQDGQVGPITKLLQRSFSQSLLKSNSTSS, encoded by the coding sequence ATGGGACGAAAATTGGCATACGAAAGATTTGTACTATGGAATGATGCAGTTATTGATACAACGAAACATCGCGCGTACATAGAACTTGAAGAAAGAGGTTTACAATTTGGCGATGGCGTTTATGAAGTTATTCGCCTCTATAACGGAAACTTTCACTTATTAGACCCACATTTAACAAGATTATATCGATCCATGGAAGAAATAGAGTTATCACTCCCTTTCTCAAAAGCCGAACTCATCACCTTGCTCTACAAATTAATTGAAAACAATAATTTCCACGAAGACGGAACCATTTACTTACAAGTATCTCGTGGTGTACAAGCTCGAGCACATGCATTCTCATATGACACAACTCCGACAATCTATGCTTATATTTCAAAAAAGGAAAGACCAGCTTTATGGATTGAATACGGTGTACGTGCTATATCAGAACCTGATACGCGCTGGCTCCGCTGTGATATTAAATCGCTAAATTTATTACCAAATGTATTAGCTTATACGAAAGCTGAGCGCAAAGGTTGTAAAGAAGCACTTCTCGTACGAAATGGTATTGTAACTGAAGGTAGCCACTCTAACTTTTTTCTCATAAAAAACGGAACACTGTATACTCATCCAGCCAATCACCTTATTTTAAACGGCATTATTCGTCAGTACGTCCTTTCTTTAGCTAACACTCTTCAACTTCCTGTACAAGAAGAGCTTTTCAGCGTTCGCGATGTTTATCAAGCAGATGAGTGCTTCTTTACGGGAACGACTATTGAAATTTTGCCGATGACCCATCTCGATGGAACTGCGATTCAAGATGGTCAAGTTGGCCCTATCACCAAATTACTACAAAGGTCATTTTCTCAAAGCCTTTTAAAATCCAACAGCACATCTTCCTAA
- a CDS encoding SH3 domain-containing protein produces MKKYLAGLAAVSVAGGAAPTLDSVQAAPEQNTQKAATQTVQASASNSSSYTVNASVLHVRAGSSTSHDVISRVYNGQSLNVIGEENGWFKINHNGQTGYVSGEFVSKNGAKTNNNVSTGGNNKVTADVLRVRTAPNTSSSVAGRVYEGQTLNVIGEENGWVKINHNGQTGYVSSQFVSGASSNTGSTSNNNNSNNEATVQPASGNYTVNVSSLRVRTGPSTSHPTVGSVKQGQVVQVVGEVQDWFKINYAGQTAYLSKDYVTKGGSNENVTQGNNQEQNNNGTVQTGGTYVVNATSLRVRTGPAAYHSVIGGVLNGTTLNVVGSENGWFKVNYQGKTGYVSSEFVKFVKGGTATPEQPKQPDQGAIGDYYINASALNVRSGEGTNYRIIGALPQGQKVQVISENSGWSKINYNGQTGYIGTRFLSKTPVGGAVDNKPNDNQNNNQNNNNNNNNTNNSGDSSSLLAYAKSMQGVPYVWGGTSANGVDCSGYIYHVFKKFGHNISRQSVAGYWSSLSQTSNPQPGDLIYFKDTYKKGPSHMGIYLGGGSFIQSGDKGVAIASLNNSYWKSHFLGYTKAP; encoded by the coding sequence ATGAAAAAATACCTTGCCGGTCTTGCGGCAGTGTCTGTAGCAGGAGGAGCAGCCCCTACACTTGATAGCGTTCAAGCTGCCCCTGAACAAAACACACAAAAAGCTGCTACACAAACTGTCCAAGCTTCCGCATCAAACAGTTCATCATATACGGTGAATGCTAGCGTGCTACATGTTCGCGCAGGATCAAGTACTTCTCACGACGTCATCTCTCGCGTTTATAATGGTCAATCATTAAACGTAATTGGAGAAGAAAATGGTTGGTTCAAAATTAACCATAATGGACAAACAGGCTATGTTAGTGGCGAATTTGTATCAAAAAATGGTGCAAAAACAAATAACAATGTAAGTACAGGTGGCAACAATAAAGTTACTGCTGATGTATTACGTGTACGTACAGCTCCTAACACTTCTAGTTCTGTTGCAGGACGTGTATATGAAGGACAAACTTTAAACGTAATTGGAGAAGAAAATGGTTGGGTGAAAATCAACCATAACGGACAAACTGGTTATGTTAGTAGCCAATTTGTATCAGGCGCTTCTTCAAATACTGGCTCTACAAGCAATAACAACAATAGTAACAATGAAGCAACTGTTCAACCAGCAAGCGGAAACTATACAGTAAATGTATCTTCCCTTCGCGTTCGTACAGGTCCTAGCACTTCTCATCCAACTGTAGGTTCTGTTAAACAAGGACAAGTAGTACAAGTTGTAGGCGAAGTTCAAGATTGGTTCAAAATCAATTACGCAGGACAAACAGCTTACTTAAGCAAAGACTACGTAACAAAAGGCGGCTCTAACGAAAACGTTACTCAAGGTAACAACCAAGAGCAAAATAATAATGGAACTGTTCAAACTGGTGGTACTTACGTCGTTAACGCAACATCTCTACGTGTTCGTACAGGCCCTGCTGCTTACCATAGTGTAATTGGCGGCGTGTTAAATGGTACAACATTAAACGTAGTTGGATCTGAAAACGGCTGGTTTAAAGTAAACTACCAAGGAAAAACAGGCTATGTTAGTAGCGAATTTGTAAAATTCGTTAAAGGTGGCACTGCTACTCCTGAACAACCGAAACAACCTGATCAAGGTGCAATTGGCGACTACTACATTAATGCTTCTGCACTAAATGTACGTAGCGGCGAAGGTACAAATTATAGAATCATAGGCGCACTTCCACAAGGACAGAAGGTTCAAGTAATCTCTGAAAACTCTGGATGGAGTAAAATTAACTACAACGGTCAAACTGGTTACATCGGAACACGTTTCCTATCTAAAACACCAGTTGGTGGCGCAGTAGATAATAAGCCTAACGACAACCAAAATAACAATCAAAATAATAACAACAATAACAATAACACTAATAATAGCGGTGACAGTTCTTCTCTACTTGCATACGCGAAATCTATGCAAGGCGTACCATACGTTTGGGGCGGTACTTCTGCTAATGGTGTTGACTGCAGTGGTTATATCTACCACGTATTTAAGAAATTTGGTCATAACATTAGCCGCCAAAGTGTTGCTGGATATTGGAGCAGCTTATCACAAACTTCAAATCCACAACCAGGTGACTTAATTTATTTCAAAGACACTTATAAAAAAGGCCCTTCTCACATGGGTATCTACCTTGGCGGGGGATCATTTATCCAATCTGGAGATAAAGGTGTAGCAATCGCTTCATTAAACAATTCTTATTGGAAAAGCCATTTCTTAGGGTATACGAAAGCACCTTAA
- a CDS encoding NupC/NupG family nucleoside CNT transporter, whose product MNILWGIGGVIGVLAIAFLLSSNRKAINWRTILIALALQMTFSFIVLRWDAGKAGLKIAADGVQGLINFSYEGIKFVAGDLVNAKGPWGFIFVIQALLPIVFISSLVAILYYLGIMQKLVSFIGGALSKLLGTSKAESLNAVTTVFLGQTEAPILIKPYLARLTNSEFFTIMVSGMTAVAGSVLVGYAAMGIPLEHLLAAAIMAAPSSLLIAKLIMPETEKVDNNVELSTEREDANVIDAAARGASEGMQLVINVAAMLMAFIALIALLNGLLGWVGSWFDIKLSLDLIFGYLLSPFAILIGVSPGEAVQAASFIGQKLAINEFVAYANLGPHMAELSAKTNMILTFAICGFANFSSIAIQLGVTGTLAPTRRKQIAQLGIKAVIAGTLANFLNAAVAGMMFL is encoded by the coding sequence ATGAATATTTTATGGGGAATTGGCGGCGTGATTGGAGTATTAGCAATCGCTTTCTTATTATCTTCCAACCGCAAAGCTATTAATTGGCGCACAATTTTAATCGCGCTAGCATTACAAATGACATTTTCATTTATTGTATTACGATGGGATGCTGGAAAAGCAGGCTTAAAAATTGCTGCTGACGGTGTTCAAGGATTAATCAATTTTTCTTACGAGGGAATTAAGTTCGTTGCTGGGGATTTAGTCAACGCAAAAGGACCTTGGGGATTTATCTTCGTTATTCAAGCACTACTTCCAATTGTATTTATTAGTTCATTAGTTGCAATCTTATATTACTTAGGTATTATGCAGAAATTAGTTAGTTTCATTGGTGGTGCATTAAGTAAACTTCTTGGAACTTCTAAGGCAGAAAGCTTAAATGCAGTAACGACTGTATTTTTAGGACAAACAGAAGCACCAATTTTAATTAAACCTTACTTAGCACGTTTAACTAACAGTGAGTTCTTCACTATTATGGTAAGTGGTATGACAGCTGTTGCCGGATCGGTTCTTGTCGGCTATGCAGCGATGGGCATTCCGTTAGAGCATTTATTAGCAGCAGCAATTATGGCAGCTCCATCAAGTTTATTAATTGCAAAACTAATTATGCCAGAAACAGAAAAAGTAGATAATAACGTTGAACTTTCTACAGAACGTGAAGATGCGAACGTTATTGACGCAGCTGCACGCGGTGCATCTGAAGGTATGCAACTTGTTATTAACGTAGCCGCAATGTTAATGGCTTTCATCGCATTAATCGCTTTATTAAATGGTCTATTAGGATGGGTTGGTTCTTGGTTCGATATTAAACTTAGCCTTGATTTAATCTTCGGTTACTTACTATCACCATTTGCAATCTTAATCGGTGTTTCACCAGGCGAAGCCGTGCAAGCAGCAAGTTTCATCGGTCAAAAACTTGCAATCAACGAATTCGTTGCATATGCAAACTTAGGACCACACATGGCAGAGTTATCTGCAAAAACAAATATGATTTTAACATTCGCAATCTGTGGTTTTGCAAACTTCTCTTCTATCGCAATTCAATTAGGTGTAACAGGAACGTTAGCTCCTACTCGCCGTAAACAAATTGCACAATTAGGGATTAAAGCAGTTATCGCTGGTACACTAGCGAACTTCTTAAACGCAGCAGTTGCAGGTATGATGTTCCTATAA